A window of the Brassica napus cultivar Da-Ae chromosome C5, Da-Ae, whole genome shotgun sequence genome harbors these coding sequences:
- the LOC106402234 gene encoding elongation factor P isoform X1 — MAGRAAFSVSSSPSLCIPYSTTSLSLSFSNRSALSVRISPRTNKFPVEFVGVCCSLSANDIKAGTNIEVDGAPWRVLEFLHVKPGKGAAFVRTKIRNYVNGSTVERTFRAGISVEEANVFKETKQFTYKDGSQFVFMDLSTYEETRLNESDMGDKTRWLKEGMECSLLYWKDKVIDFELPNTVTLKVVDVDPGLRGDTAQGGSKPATVETGAVVTVPLFVNIGEEILVDTRTGMYMNRA, encoded by the exons ATGGCGGGAAGAGCGGCTTTCTCTGTATCTTCGTCTCCTTCACTCTGCATCCCTTATTCAACTACTTCGCTCTCACTATCTTTCTCGAATCGATCGGCACTCTCTGTGCGGATTTCTCCTCGAACCAACAAGTTTCCCG TTGAGTTTGTAGGGGTTTGCTGCTCTTTGTCTGCTAATGACATCAAAGCCGGAACTAATATTGAAGTCGATGGTGCTCCTTGGCGTGTGCTTG AGTTTCTTCATGTCAAGCCAGGAAAAGGTGCGGCCTTTGTGAGAACTAAGATCAGGAACTATGTTAATGGTAGCACAGTGGAGAGAACTTTTCGTGCTGGAATCTCT GTCGAGGAAGCAAATGTATTCAAAGAAACCAAACAGTTCACATACAAAGACGGGTCTCAGTTTGTTTTCATGGATTTG AGCACGTACGAAGAAACACGTCTCAACGAATCTGATATGGGTGACAAGACGAGATGGCTCAAAGAAGGAATGGAATGCAGCTTGCTGTACTGGAAAGACAAG GTCATCGATTTCGAACTACCAAACACGGTTACGCTCAAAGTAGTTGATGTTGATCCTGGCCTTCGTGGAGACACTGCACAAG GTGGATCAAAGCCTGCAACAGTGGAAACGGGGGCAGTTGTTACCGTACCACTCTTTGTTAACATAGGCGAAGAAATTTTGGTGGATACTAGAACCGGTATGTACATGAACCGGGCGTGA
- the LOC106397354 gene encoding thioredoxin H9: protein MGSCVSKDTGDDDSVHNVDFSGGNVHLITTKESWDEKLAEAGRDGKIVIANFSATWCGPCKIVAPFYVELSEKHPSLMFLLVDVDELSDFSSTWDIKATPTFFFLKNGEQIGKLVGANKPELQKKVTSIIDSVPESPQRP from the exons ATGGGAAGCTGCGTCTCTAAG GACACAGGAGACGATGATTCGGTTCATAACGTTGATTTCTCCGGCGGCAATGTTCATCTGATCACAACAAAAGAGAGCTGGGATGAGAAATTAGCTGAAGCTGGTCGCGATGGCAAAATC GTGATTGCAAACTTCAGCGCGACATGGTGTGGTCCATGTAAGATTGTGGCACCGTTTTACGTGGAGCTCTCTGAGAAACATCCTTCTCTTATGTTCCTTCTTGTAGATGTTGATGAACTCAGC GATTTTAGCTCAACATGGGACATAAAGGcaacaccaaccttcttcttccttaagAACGGAGAGCAAATAGGCAAGCTTGTTGGAGCTAACAAGCCTGAGCTACAGAAGAAGGTTACTTCTATCATCGACTCTGTTCCTGAAAGTCCACAACGGCCTTGA
- the LOC106400635 gene encoding serine/threonine-protein kinase AtPK2/AtPK19 isoform X1 — translation MVSSECPVANKNVTGKHLFLTITPPQAVLKENLELDFSDVFGPLPEDPTDVAFDEPAVIHSRSHSLVGPSLITSHSFKLSKLTLRETNDSVDLVECLEEGESSCNSDTEAVSKVSGGVVGIEDFEVLKVVGQGAFGKVYQVRKKESSEIYAMKVMRKDKIMEKNHAEYMKAERDILTKIDHPFIVQLKYSFQTKYRLYLVLDFINGGHLFFQLYHQGLFREDLARVYTAEIVSAVSHLHENGIMHRDLKPENILMDTDGHVMLTDFGLAKEFEENKRSNSMCGTTEYMAPEIVRGKGHDKAADWWSVGILLYEMLTGKPPFLGSKGKIQQKIVKDKIKLPQFLSNEAHALLKGLLQKEPERRLGSGPSGAEEIKGHKWFKGMNWKKLEAREVKPSFKPEVSGRQCIANFDKCWTDMSVLDSPASSPSSDPKANPFTNFTYVRPPHSFLNQTTSTS, via the exons ATGGTTTCCTCTGAGTGTCCTGTTGCCAACAAAAACGTGACCGGGAAACACCTGTTTCTAACCATCACCCCACCACAAGCTGTCTTGAAAGAAAACCTCGAGCTTGACTTCTCTGACGTCTTTGGTCCACTCCCCGAAGACCCCACCGACGTCGCTTTCGACGAGCCTGCTGTTATCCACAGCCGATCCCACTCCTTGGTTGGACCCTCTCTGATCACTAGTCATTCTTTCAAGCTCAGCAAGCTTACCTTACGAGAGACCAACGACTCTGTTGACTTGGTGGAATGTCTCGAAGAAGGTGAATCCTCTTGTAACTCCGACACCGAAGCTGTGTCCAAAGTCTCGGGTGGTGTGGTAGGTATCGAGGACTTTGAGGTTTTGAAGGTTGTGGGACAAGGTGCGTTTGGGAAAGTGTACCAGGTGAGGAAGAAGGAGAGTTCCGAGATTTACGCGATGAAGGTTATGAGGAAAGATAAGATTATGGAGAAGAATCATGCTGAGTATATGAAGGCTGAGCGTGATATTCTTACGAAGATTGATCATCCTTTCATTGTTCAGCTTAAGTACTCTTTTCAGACTAAGTATAGGCTCTATCTTGTGCTTGACTTTATCAACGGAGGGCATCTTTTCTTCCAGCTCTATCACCAAGGGCTTTTCAG AGAGGATTTGGCTCGGGTGTACACTGCGGAGATCGTCTCTGCAGTTTCCCATCTCCATGAGAATGGGATAATGCATAGGGATCTGAAACCGGAGAACATACTAATGGACACTGATGGTCACGTGATGCTAACTGATTTTGGATTAGCAAAGGAGTTTGAAGAGAACAAAAGATCAAACTCAATGTGTGGGACTACTGAGTATATGGCACCTGAGATCGTTAGAGGAAAGGGGCATGATAAGGCTGCTGACTGGTGGAGTGTTGGGATTCTCCTCTATGAGATGCTCACTGGGAAG CCACCGTTTCTTGGGAGCAAAGGGAAGATACAGCAGAAAATAGTCAAGGACAAGATCAAGCTTCCACAGTTTCTGTCAAATGAAGCTCATGCGTTGCTGAAAGGG TTGCTGCAAAAAGAGCCAGAGAGAAGACTTGGAAGCGGACCGAGCGGAGCAGAGGAGATAAAAGGGCACAAATGGTTCAAGGGAATGAACTGGAAGAAGCTGGAGGCAAGAGAAGTGAAGCCAAGTTTCAAGCCGGAGGTATCTGGGAGGCAATGCATAGCGAATTTTGACAAGTGTTGGACTGATATGTCTGTGCTGGATTCGCCAGCAAGCAGTCCTAGCTCGGATCCTAAGGCCAACCCTTTTACCAACTTCACATACGTCAGGCCTCCTCATTCATTCCTCAACCAAACCACATCGACTTCGTAG
- the LOC106400634 gene encoding serine/threonine-protein kinase AtPK1/AtPK6, with protein sequence MVSSHRPVPNKTRKQQYLSLSPSDSVLKDDDVELDFSDVFGPLPEEAGDVSFDEPAVIYTRSHSLVGPSSIGSHSFKLSKLTLRETEDSVDLVECLENEFSGGDEVDSERSPEGELVVKVPGVVGLDDFEVMKVVGKGAFGKVYQVRMKETSEIYAMKVMRKDKIMEKNHAEYMKAERDILTKIDHPFIVQLKYSFQTKYRLYLVLDFINGGHLFFQLYHQGLFREDLARVYTAEIISAVSHLHEKGIMHRDLKPENILMDVDGHVMLTDFGLAKEFEENTRSNSMCGTTEYMAPEIVRGKGHDKAADWWSVGILLYEMLTGKPPFMGSRGKIEQKIIKDKIKLPQFLSSEAHALLKGLLQKEPERRLGSGPSGAEEIKGHKWFKGMNWKKLEAREVKPSFKPEISGRQCIANFDKCWTEMSVLDSPANSPSSDPKVNPFTNFTYVRPPPSFLQQSTTTL encoded by the exons ATGGTTTCATCTCACCGTCCTGTCCCCAACAAAACCCGCAAACAGCAGTATCTATCTCTCAGCCCTTCGGATTCTGTCTTGAAAGATGATGATGTTGAGCTCGATTTCTCTGATGTCTTTGGCCCACTCCCTGAAGAGGCCGGTGATGTTTCCTTTGACGAGCCTGCTGTTATCTACACTCGTTCCCACTCTTTGGTTGGCCCGTCTTCGATCGGTAGCCACTCTTTTAAGCTGAGCAAGCTTACCTTACGAGAGACTGAGGACTCAGTTGACTTGGTGGAGTGTCTTGAAAATGAATTTTCTGGTGGTGACGAAGTTGACAGTGAGAGATCTCCAGAGGGGGAGCTGGTGGTGAAGGTCCCTGGCGTGGTGGGACTTGATGATTTTGAGGTTATGAAGGTTGTAGGGAAAGGTGCGTTTGGGAAAGTGTACCAGGTGAGGATGAAGGAGACATCTGAGATATACGCGATGAAGGTCATGAGAAAAGATAAGATTATGGAGAAGAACCATGCTGAATACATGAAAGCTGAGCGCGATATTCTTACCAAAATTGATCATCCATTCATTGTTCAACTTAAGTACTCCTTTCAG ACTAAGTATAGGCTCTATCTTGTGCTTGACTTTATAAACGGAGGGCATCTATTCTTCCAGCTCTATCATCAAGGGCTTTTCAG aGAGGACTTGGCTCGTGTGTACACTGCAGAGATTATCTCTGCAGTTTCCCATCTCCATGAGAAAGGGATAATGCATAGAGATCTCAAACCCGAAAACATTCTCATGGACGTAGACGGCCACGTGATGCTAACTGACTTTGGATTAGCGAAGGAGTTCGAAGAGAACACAAGATCAAACTCCATGTGCGGGACTACTGAGTATATGGCACCTGAAATCGTTAGAGGAAAAGGTCATGATAAGGCTGCTGACTGGTGGAGCGTTGGGATTCTTCTCTACGAGATGCTCACAGGAAAG CCACCGTTTATGGGGAGCAGAGGAAAGATAGAGCAGAAAATTATAAAGGACAAGATCAAGCTTCCGCAGTTTCTGTCTAGTGAAGCTCATGCCTTGCTGAAAGGG CTGCTGCAAAAAGAGCCAGAGAGACGACTTGGAAGTGGACCTAGCGGAGCAGAGGAGATAAAAGGTCACAAATGGTTCAAGGGGATGAACTGGAAGAAGCTGGAGGCTAGAGAAGTGAAGCCAAGTTTCAAGCCGGAGATATCTGGAAGACAGTGCATAGCGAATTTCGACAAGTGTTGGACTGAGATGTCTGTGTTGGATTCCCCAGCAAACAGTCCAAGCTCGGATCCTAAGGTCAATCCGTTCACCAACTTCACGTATGTCAGGCCTCCTCCATCATTCCTTCAACAGTCCACAACGACTCTGTAG
- the LOC106402234 gene encoding elongation factor P isoform X2 encodes MAGRAAFSVSSSPSLCIPYSTTSLSLSFSNRSALSVRISPRTNKFPGVCCSLSANDIKAGTNIEVDGAPWRVLEFLHVKPGKGAAFVRTKIRNYVNGSTVERTFRAGISVEEANVFKETKQFTYKDGSQFVFMDLSTYEETRLNESDMGDKTRWLKEGMECSLLYWKDKVIDFELPNTVTLKVVDVDPGLRGDTAQGGSKPATVETGAVVTVPLFVNIGEEILVDTRTGMYMNRA; translated from the exons ATGGCGGGAAGAGCGGCTTTCTCTGTATCTTCGTCTCCTTCACTCTGCATCCCTTATTCAACTACTTCGCTCTCACTATCTTTCTCGAATCGATCGGCACTCTCTGTGCGGATTTCTCCTCGAACCAACAAGTTTCCCG GGGTTTGCTGCTCTTTGTCTGCTAATGACATCAAAGCCGGAACTAATATTGAAGTCGATGGTGCTCCTTGGCGTGTGCTTG AGTTTCTTCATGTCAAGCCAGGAAAAGGTGCGGCCTTTGTGAGAACTAAGATCAGGAACTATGTTAATGGTAGCACAGTGGAGAGAACTTTTCGTGCTGGAATCTCT GTCGAGGAAGCAAATGTATTCAAAGAAACCAAACAGTTCACATACAAAGACGGGTCTCAGTTTGTTTTCATGGATTTG AGCACGTACGAAGAAACACGTCTCAACGAATCTGATATGGGTGACAAGACGAGATGGCTCAAAGAAGGAATGGAATGCAGCTTGCTGTACTGGAAAGACAAG GTCATCGATTTCGAACTACCAAACACGGTTACGCTCAAAGTAGTTGATGTTGATCCTGGCCTTCGTGGAGACACTGCACAAG GTGGATCAAAGCCTGCAACAGTGGAAACGGGGGCAGTTGTTACCGTACCACTCTTTGTTAACATAGGCGAAGAAATTTTGGTGGATACTAGAACCGGTATGTACATGAACCGGGCGTGA
- the LOC106400650 gene encoding probable inactive receptor kinase At3g08680 — MMRIVAAFVFLLVSPFVSPTDIDTDKQALLEFASLVPHVRKLNWNTTIPICTSWTGITCSKNNARVTALRLPGSGLYGPLPEKTFEQLDALRIISLRSNNLQGSIPSAILSLPFIRSLYFHDNNFSGSIPPALSPRLVNLDLSANSLSGSIPGTLRNLTQLTDLSLQNNSLTGPIPDLPPSLKYLNVSYNSLNGSVPSSVKSFPASAFQGNTLLCGGPLTPCPENTTSPSPSPSPTPPGTSKRVLSTAAIVGIAVGGSVLLFILLAILTLCCAKKKDNGQESSTTAAPKAKPGRSDNKAEEFGSGVQEAEKNKLVFFEGSSYNFDLEDLLRASAEVLGKGSYGTTYKAILEEGTTVVVKRLKEVAAGKREFEQQMEAVGRISPHGNVAPLRAYYFSKDEKLLVYDYYQGGNFSMLLHGNNEGGRGALDWEQRLKICLGAAKGIAHIHSSSGAKLLHGNIKSPNVLLMQDLNACVSDYGIAPLMSHHTLLPSRSLGYRAPEAIETRKHTQKSDVYSFGVLLLEMLTGKAAGKTTGHEEVVDLPKWVQSVVREEWTGEVFDVELIKQQHNVEEEMVQMLQVAMACVSKHPDSRPSMEEVVNMMEEVRPSNGSGAGSGNRASSPEMIRSSDSPV, encoded by the exons ATGATGAGGATCGTTGCAGCCTTCGTTTTCCTTTTGGTCTCCCCATTTGTTTCACCCACAGACATAGACACAGACAAGCAAGCCCTTCTCGAGTTCGCATCCCTCGTTCCCCACGTGCGCAAACTCAACTGGAACACAACAATCCCAATCTGCACATCCTGGACAGGCATCACCTGCTCCAAGAACAACGCCCGTGTAACCGCCCTCCGTCTCCCTGGCTCCGGACTCTACGGACCTTTACCAGAGAAGACGTTTGAGCAGCTTGACGCTCTCAGGATCATCAGCCTCCGTTCCAACAACCTCCAAGGGAGCATCCCGTCTGCTATCCTCTCTCTTCCTTTCATCAGATCTCTCTACTTTCATGACAACAACTTCTCTGGCTCCATCCCTCCCGCTCTCTCTCCTCGCCTTGTGAATCTTGATCTCTCCGCCAACTCGCTCTCTGGAAGCATCCCCGGGACTCTAAGGAACTTGACTCAGCTCACTGATCTCAGCTTGCAGAATAATTCTCTCACTGGGCCTATCCCTGACCTCCCTCCTAGCTTAAAGTACTTGAACGTGAGCTACAATAGCCTTAACGGCTCAGTTCCTTCTTCTGTCAAGTCCTTCCCAGCATCTGCGTTTCAAGGCAATACCCTTTTATGCGGCGGTCCTCTAACTCCATGTCCGGAGAACACCACTTCACCATCTCCATCTCCTTCCCCGACTCCACCAGGTACAAGCAAAAGAGTTCTCTCTACTGCTGCTATTGTCGGCATTGCAGTTGGAGGTTCGGTTCTGTTATTCATCCTTCTCGCCATCCTAACCCTCTGCTGCGCCAAGAAGAAAGACAACGGGCAAGAGAGCAGCACCACCGCGGCGCCGAAAGCCAAACCAGGGAGGAGTGACAACAAGGCGGAGGAGTTCGGGAGCGGGGTCCAGGAGGCGGAGAAGAACAAGCTTGTCTTCTTCGAAGGAAGCTCATACAACTTCGACCTCGAGGACTTGCTCAGAGCCTCTGCTGAAGTTCTAGGAAAAGGAAGCTACGGGACAACGTATAAGGCTATATTAGAGGAAGGAACCACTGTGGTGGTGAAGAGGCTTAAAGAAGTAGCGGCTGGGAAAAGAGAGTTCGAGCAGCAGATGGAAGCTGTGGGAAGGATCAGCCCGCACGGGAATGTAGCTCCTCTCCGTGCTTATTACTTCTCTAAAGACGAGAAGCTCCTCGTGTATGATTACTACCAAGGAGGCAACTTCTCCATGCTTCTTCACG GAAACAACGAAGGAGGAAGAGGTGCATTGGACTGGGAACAAAGGCTAAAGATCTGTTTAGGAGCTGCAAAAGGAATAGCTCACATACACTCTTCATCCGGTGCCAAGCTCCTCCACGGTAACATCAAATCACCAAACGTCCTCTTAATGCAAGACCTCAACGCCTGCGTCTCGGACTACGGCATAGCTCCTCTGATGAGCCACCACACCTTGCTCCCATCAAGAAGCTTAGGATACAGAGCGCCTGAAGCCATAGAGACACGGAAACACACTCAAAAATCCGACGTGTACAGTTTTGGCGTGCTGTTGCTCGAAATGCTGACGGGGAAAGCGGCAGGGAAGACGACGGGGCACGAGGAAGTGGTGGATTTGCCCAAGTGGGTGCAGTCGGTGGTGAGAGAGGAGTGGACTGGGGAAGTGTTTGACGTGGAGCTTATAAAGCAGCAGCACAACGTTGAGGAAGAGATGGTGCAGATGTTGCAGGTGGCGATGGCTTGTGTGTCGAAGCATCCGGATTCTAGGCCTTCCATGGAGGAAGTTGTTAACATGATGGAGGAGGTAAGGCCTTCAAATGGCTCTGGTGCTGGCTCTGGCAACAGGGCCTCTTCGCCTGAGATGATCAGAAGCTCTGATAGCCCGGTTTAG
- the LOC106400651 gene encoding ubiquitin-conjugating enzyme E2 11, translating to MASKRILKELKDLQKDPPSNCSAGPVAEDMFHWQATIMGPPDSPYAGGVFLVSIHFPPDYPFKPPKVSFKTRVYHPNINSNGSICLDILKEQWSPALTVSKVLLSICSLLTDPNPDDPLVPEIAHMYKTDKSKYESTARSWTQKYAMG from the exons ATGGCTTCGAAGAGGATTTTGAAAGAGCTCAAGGATTTGCAGAAGGATCCTCCTTCTAACTGCAGCGCAG GTCCTGTGGCTGAAGACATGTTCCATTGGCAAGCAACTATCATGGGACCTCCTGATAGTCCATATGCCGGAGGAGTCTTTTTGGTTTCCATTCACTTTCCTCCTGATTATCCCTTCAAGCCACCAAAg GTGTCTTTTAAGACAAGGGTGTACCACCCAAACATCAACAGCAACGGAAGCATCTGCCTTGATATCCTTAAAGAACAATGGAGCCCTGCTCTTACCGTATCCAAG GTTTTGTTGTCAATTTGCTCGTTGTTGACGGACCCGAACCCAGATGATCCTCTTGTGCCGGAGATAGCTCACATGTACAAAACGGACAAGTCCAAGTACGAGTCAACTGCACGAAGCTGGACACAGAAGTACGCCATGGGATGA
- the LOC106401276 gene encoding probable serine/threonine-protein kinase PBL1, whose amino-acid sequence MVLGCFPLKSKKKRGGSVSMKRLDLEESKPIALPEPPKPPSRNLQSAPPSFRTRVKPVHSSSNGDTSSRARVMSAPSSIHGTAERDLLAGVYHEEQDEQQPKDPRSSTKETTPQPQPLPLPSPRTGSSLKNWGSFKSFNGSSGRLSASAVSGPLPLPPSGSVRSFSYDEVVSACSAFATDRCVSEGLSSVMYMASFGDEAAASTTNLKKVEATVVRLHVVTQSIREFTNEVNTLASLQHQNLCKLVGYHARDGSDTRMLVYERLALGSLDRLLHGRSDGPPLDWNTRMKIALCAAQGLTFLHEEGPFQAMYNEFSTANIQVDKDFSAKLSGYGCVGHAPETETSNSSALANLSVETLERGVLTPKSNVWSYGIVLLEMLTGRKNMDGSYPKEERNLVKWSRAFLADDCRLSLIMDPQLKGRFPAKAARSIADIAQRCLQAEPSERPTMRNIVDQLRIIQDMKYSCRFPLREPAPVAARKHMGRSSSLNTIVWTPGVAGAAPRSSFSPSPPARRPSVSPTRGRGLVFPPVFPARVCSSLEEMSREEVRRLSSVSGRRTSLEGF is encoded by the exons atggtgtTAGGATGTTTCCCTTTGAAAAGCAAGAAGAAACGTGGCGGCTCGGTTTCCATGAAGAGGTTAGATCTCGAAGAAAGCAAGCCTATTGCTTTACCAGAGCCACCTAAACCTCCAAGCCGTAATCTACAATCAGCTCCTCCGAGTTTCAGAACCAGAGTGAAGCCAGTTCACTCCTCCAGCAACGGAGATACTAGCAGCAGAGCGAGAGTGATGTCTGCTCCTTCAAGCATCCACGGTACAGCGGAACGTGACTTGCTTGCAGGAGTTTACCACGAGGAGCAAGATGAACAACAACCTAAAGATCCACGCAGCTCTACTAAAGAAACTACCCCACAACCACAACCACTTCCACTACCGTCTCCAAGAACCGGCTCTTCGCTAAAGAACTGGGGGAGCTTCAAATCGTTTAACGGAAGCAGCGGGAGGTTATCTGCGTCAGCAGTATCCGGACCTCTCCCTTTGCCACCAAGCGGCTCCGTTAGAAGCTTCTCGTACGATGAAGTGGTCTCCGCTTGTAGTGCCTTCGCTACGGACCGTTGCGTCTCCGAAGGTCTTTCGTCTGTTATGTACATGGCTTCGTTTGGTGACGAGGCTGCTGCTTCGACTACAAACTTAAAGAAGGTCGAAGCAACTGTTGTGCGCCTTCACGTTGTAACTCag AGTATTAGGGAGTTTACTAATGAAGTGAACACCTTGGCGTCGCTGCAACACCAGAATTTATGTAAGCTGGTTGGCTATCACGCACGTGATGGATCCGACACGAGGATGCTGGTGTACGAGAGGCTTGCTCTTGGAAGCTTGGACCGTTTGTTACATGGGAGATCAGATGGTCCTCCTCTTGATTGGAACACTAGAATGAAGATCGCGTTATGCGCAGCTCAGGGGCTAACTTTCTTACACGAAGAAGGCCCGTTTCAG GCAATGTACAACGAATTTTCAACGGCTAATATCCAAGTGGACAAAGACTTCAGCGCCAAGCTATCCGGATACGGCTGCGTAGGCCACGCGCCCGAGACAGAGACCTCAAACAGCTCAGCACTCGCGAATCTCTCGGTGGAGACGCTAGAGAGAGGAGTCTTAACACCGAAGAGCAACGTGTGGAGCTACGGAATAGTTCTGCTCGAGATGCTGACGGGACGCAAAAACATGGACGGCTCGTACCCTAAAGAAGAGAGGAACCTTGTGAAATGGAGCAGAGCTTTTCTAGCCGACGACTGCAGACTCTCGCTTATAATGGACCCTCAGCTCAAAGGCCGGTTCCCCGCGAAGGCCGCGAGGAGCATAGCGGATATAGCACAGAGATGTTTGCAGGCGGAGCCGTCAGAGCGTCCGACGATGAGGAACATCGTCGATCAGCTCAGGATCATACAGGACATGAAGTACTCTTGCAGGTTCCCGTTGCGAGAACCCGCGCCGGTCGCTGCGAGGAAGCATATGGGGAGATCGAGCAGTTTGAACACGATTGTTTGGACTCCTGGGGTGGCAGGGGCTGCGCCGAGGTCGAGCTTCTCGCCGTCGCCTCCGGCGAGGCGGCCGTCGGTTTCGCCGACAAGGGGACGGGGGTTGGTGTTCCCGCCGGTGTTTCCGGCAAGAGTGTGTTCGTCGTTGGAGGAGATGAGTAGGGAGGAGGTGAGGAGGTTGTCTTCGGTCAGTGGTAGGAGAACTAGTCTTGaagggttttga
- the LOC106400635 gene encoding serine/threonine-protein kinase AtPK2/AtPK19 isoform X2 — protein sequence MVSSECPVANKNVTGKHLFLTITPPQAVLKENLELDFSDVFGPLPEDPTDVAFDEPAVIHSRSHSLVGPSLITSHSFKLSKLTLRETNDSVDLVECLEEGESSCNSDTEAVSKVSGGVVGIEDFEVLKVVGQGAFGKVYQVRKKESSEIYAMKVMRKDKIMEKNHAEYMKAERDILTKIDHPFIVQLKYSFQTKYRLYLVLDFINGGHLFFQLYHQGLFREDLARVYTAEIVSAVSHLHENGIMHRDLKPENILMDTDGHVMLTDFGLAKEFEENKRSNSMCGTTEYMAPEIVRGKGHDKAADWWSVGILLYEMLTGKPPFLGSKGKIQQKIVKDKIKLPQFLSNEAHALLKGSQREDLEADRAEQRR from the exons ATGGTTTCCTCTGAGTGTCCTGTTGCCAACAAAAACGTGACCGGGAAACACCTGTTTCTAACCATCACCCCACCACAAGCTGTCTTGAAAGAAAACCTCGAGCTTGACTTCTCTGACGTCTTTGGTCCACTCCCCGAAGACCCCACCGACGTCGCTTTCGACGAGCCTGCTGTTATCCACAGCCGATCCCACTCCTTGGTTGGACCCTCTCTGATCACTAGTCATTCTTTCAAGCTCAGCAAGCTTACCTTACGAGAGACCAACGACTCTGTTGACTTGGTGGAATGTCTCGAAGAAGGTGAATCCTCTTGTAACTCCGACACCGAAGCTGTGTCCAAAGTCTCGGGTGGTGTGGTAGGTATCGAGGACTTTGAGGTTTTGAAGGTTGTGGGACAAGGTGCGTTTGGGAAAGTGTACCAGGTGAGGAAGAAGGAGAGTTCCGAGATTTACGCGATGAAGGTTATGAGGAAAGATAAGATTATGGAGAAGAATCATGCTGAGTATATGAAGGCTGAGCGTGATATTCTTACGAAGATTGATCATCCTTTCATTGTTCAGCTTAAGTACTCTTTTCAGACTAAGTATAGGCTCTATCTTGTGCTTGACTTTATCAACGGAGGGCATCTTTTCTTCCAGCTCTATCACCAAGGGCTTTTCAG AGAGGATTTGGCTCGGGTGTACACTGCGGAGATCGTCTCTGCAGTTTCCCATCTCCATGAGAATGGGATAATGCATAGGGATCTGAAACCGGAGAACATACTAATGGACACTGATGGTCACGTGATGCTAACTGATTTTGGATTAGCAAAGGAGTTTGAAGAGAACAAAAGATCAAACTCAATGTGTGGGACTACTGAGTATATGGCACCTGAGATCGTTAGAGGAAAGGGGCATGATAAGGCTGCTGACTGGTGGAGTGTTGGGATTCTCCTCTATGAGATGCTCACTGGGAAG CCACCGTTTCTTGGGAGCAAAGGGAAGATACAGCAGAAAATAGTCAAGGACAAGATCAAGCTTCCACAGTTTCTGTCAAATGAAGCTCATGCGTTGCTGAAAGGG AGCCAGAGAGAAGACTTGGAAGCGGACCGAGCGGAGCAGAGGAGATAA